DNA sequence from the Acidimicrobiales bacterium genome:
CACGGCCCGCCGCCTGACCGGTGAGCCCATCGCCTACCCCGACGAGGTGGAGGCGTGTTACGGCGTCCGCCCCCACGTGGTGCCGGAGGAGGAGCTGGCCGCGGCCCACCGACGCCTCGACGACGCACTCCCGGGCAGCGGGCCGCTGGCGGACCGACTCATCGCGTGGCGCGAGGCGCAGGCCGTCCCGCCCGACACGTTGACGGCCGCCATCGGATCGCTGGCGGAGGAGCTGCGACAGAGGACCGACGACCTCTTCGGGCTCCCCGACGGGGAGCATGTCGAGTTCGAGCTGGTGACGGACAAGCCGTGGTCGGGCTTCAACCACTACCTGGGTGGGTTGCGCTCCTCGGTGGCGGTGAACACCGACCTCCCCGTTCTCTCCACGTCGCTCGCCCACCTCGTCGCGCACGAGGCCTACCCGGGGCACCACACCGAGCACTGCCGGAAGGAGGTCGGCCTCGTCCGGCGCCGGCACTGGCTCGAGGAGACGATCTTCCTCGTCGGCACGCCGCAGTGCCTGCTGGCCGAAGGCCTGGCCGATCTCGGCCTCGAGGTCGTCCTCGGGCCCAGGCCCGAGCCGGTGGTGGCCGGTCACCTCCACCCGCTCGGCATCCGCTACGACGCCGAGGTCGTCGCCGCGCTGGCCGAGTCGGCCGAGACCCTCGGGGCGGTACGCGGCAACGCCGCCTGGCGGCTGCACGTCGAGGGCGCCGACCCCGAGCTCGTCGTCGACGAGGTGGCTCGCTGGGCGCTGCTTCCCCGTCGGCGCGCCGCCAAGGCCGTGGAGTTCCTGCTCCACCCGACGTGGCGCGCCTACGTGTCGTGCTACGTCGAGGGCCTGCCGCTGTGCCGGCGTTTCGTCGGCGGTGACCCGGCGCGCTTCGCCGAGCTCCTGAGCGAGCAGCTCGTCCCGGCCGACCTGGCCGCCTGAGGGGTCGTGGCCGGGCGCGGCCCGGGCCCACGTGGAGTCCGGTCGGGTGCCGCCGGTAGCATGCGCCCATGTCCGAACGAAGCCGGAACCTTCCCCGCCGATCCTGTTTCTCCACCCCCGGCTCGAACGAGCGCTTCCTCGAGAAGGCGCCCACGGTGCCCGCCGACATGTCGTTCCTCGACCTCGAGGACTCCGTCGCCCCCCTCGAGAAGGAGGCCGCCCGGGCCAAGGTGGTCGAGGCGATCCGCAAGCAGGCGTGGGACGACCGCGTCCTGTGCGTCCGCATCAACGCCTGGGACACGGAGTGGACCTACGGCGACGTCATCGAGGTGGTGGGCAACGCCGGCGAGCGCCTCGACGAGGTGATGCTCCCCAAGGTGCAGTCGGCGGCCGAGGTCGTCGCCCTCGACCTCCTGCTCACCCAGGTCGAGAAGAAGCACGGCCTGCCGCCCCGGCACATCGGCATCGAGGCGCAGATCGAGACGACCCGGGGCCTCATCAACGTCGACGAGATCTGCGCGGCGTCGCCCCGGCTGGAGACGATCATCTTCGGCCCCGCCGACTTCGCGGCGTCGATGGAGATGCCCGTGCTGACCGGCGGCGTCCAGATCCCCGAGTACCCCGGTGACCATTTCCACTACGTGTTCAGCCGGATCCTCATGGCCGGGCGCGCCAACGGCCTGCAGGTCATCGACGGCCCGTACCTGAGGGTCAAGGACATGGAGGGGCTGCGCGACTTCGCCCAGCGAACCCGTGTCCTCGGCTACGACGGCAAGTGGGCCCTCACCCCCGATCAGGTCACGGTGCTCAACGAGCTGTACTCGCCGA
Encoded proteins:
- a CDS encoding CoA ester lyase — protein: MSERSRNLPRRSCFSTPGSNERFLEKAPTVPADMSFLDLEDSVAPLEKEAARAKVVEAIRKQAWDDRVLCVRINAWDTEWTYGDVIEVVGNAGERLDEVMLPKVQSAAEVVALDLLLTQVEKKHGLPPRHIGIEAQIETTRGLINVDEICAASPRLETIIFGPADFAASMEMPVLTGGVQIPEYPGDHFHYVFSRILMAGRANGLQVIDGPYLRVKDMEGLRDFAQRTRVLGYDGKWALTPDQVTVLNELYSPTQEQFDHAWDILDAYQKATEDDRKGAVMFGDEMIDEASRKMATKFVVRGERAGLSRSTG